From the Haliaeetus albicilla chromosome 19, bHalAlb1.1, whole genome shotgun sequence genome, the window AAGCACTTTTATAAATACTTGGTTTTTAGTTTTGTGTGAATATTCAGCAGGCATTTAGAGTTCTTCAGCAGGCATTTAGAATTTGTCAGGTAGCTACacttataaaaaagaaagaaaaataccctgTAAAAAGATCACTAACAGAATTTagtaaaagattttttaaagaatgcagGTAGAGTAATTCTAAACTTCCATAAATATAATTTgtgctgtttctcttttcttatgATTCATACCTGCACGAGGCCTTTGGATGGAAAGCCTTCACTGAAATCTTCTCTGAATACCAAAATAAGTCTAACCTCCCAGATGCTAATGATGCAAAAATGAACCTGTGGGCAGAAACCTTTTCCCATCTGGTGAAGAAGAATTTGACTCCTTTCTTTAATGCCTGGGGGTGGCCAATCAAGGAAAGCCTTTCCCAGCAGCTGGCTGTTTCTTTCCCCAGTTGGTCAGACAATCCAATGAAGCAATGTATCTCCTAAGCAAGTTTTTGCTCAcgaaaatgaaaatgtgatcGTCTGTGATAAACCCAGTGCTCTGCAATAGTTTTAAATGGTGTCTGAATGGTATGGTGTTATAATGAATCTGAGAAGCAGCTCTACATTGTACAGGTGATAGAACAGTAAGTACATCCTTGGCTCCCTCCCAAGTCTGCCTTTGTGTGTTAGGGTCCCACTACTTCCTTTCCTAACAGGGGTAAATTTAAccacagaagggaaaatatcTGAGGTCTTAATATCTATGAAACAAAGCAAccacttcccttttttttcttcctctgtttcctTGTCTCTAAAAGGTTCTCTGTTCCAGACATGCAAGTTTGTTAATTAAGATCATTAGAAGAAAAGTaggaacaggggaaaaaagtcactttaaaaatagagacatGTTAGGAGATAATAAAGctagaaataaatggaagaacTCAGGTGAAATTGCAGCTACAGCAATGAGAAATGAGAATGATCACTCAAAGGAAAACCTTGATGGACACCATAGGAAAGGCCTTGATCTTTGTTTAATGTTTTGAAAGGGGTTGCTTTCATACTCTGCTTTCAGAGCTGGTAGATGTGTAGTGAGAAACTGCTGCTTTAGCTCATGTCAGAAGCAAAACGGTGTCCAGGCAGTGAAGTTACCACCTTGATCCTCAGCTAGAATAAATCTGCAGACATCTAGTGAATGTAAAATTCTGGCAACTTGCTCTGCTTAAGGATCTAAGGCAACAGGCGCCTCACCTCATGGATTGAATGTATTGACAGGAAAGCAGCACTGGAGTGTGTTTACAATGGCCTATTTAATAAATAATCAGATCAATGGCCCATTCTTAAATGCTACACCTGAATTTCCCCTATGTTAAAACATGGAATATAGAACAAGCCAATTTTTATGGTGCATTTTGAGATCCTGAGCTGAGCAGTTGCTTATCTTGTGGCTATGGTTTCTTTGTTTAGTGAATGTTACAGAATTCTTGATCTTGCTGTTAAGGCCACTGACGCACCCCACAGGGGACAGCAGCAATAGAGTCAGAGGCTCTCTGCGACTCCTCCAGATCTCCTGGGCCATAGCTGAGCAGATTCTTCAGCAAAAGAGCTGGGGAGGTCTTCCAATCAGCTAGTCCTGCATATTGTCTGATATAACGTTCCAGCAGTAGGAACAAGAACTGCAATAGAATGGGCTCCCACCTGATCTGTACAGGTGCTGAGAAAGTAACTACAGAGCTCAGCAATTCTGGTGGGATCCTACACCTCCCACCTTGCTCCCAAGTTGGACCCAAGTTGTATCCTGTGAAGAAAAATCAACCGTCAGAACTAAACATAAAGAGAGCAGCATGCACAGCGTACAGATGTAATTAATAAGTCTGACCAGAAGAATCATGAACACTGACTGCTTTACATGTCCACTGCCCAACTGATGTCAGCACTAACTGCTGTGATCTCCCAGAGGTTTTGGTGTTACACCTCTGAgcaagggagaaggaaggtAAGCTAGCATGTGGCAGTGCTCTCCAAGGCATGAGGGATTTTTTAAGAGGGTGAATACACTGTTAACTGTGATAAACCCTGCACCACCACTCCTCTTTCATGTGATCCTAGGAGCTAGATGTTGGTACCTGCACCAGTCTTGCCTTCTCCTGCCTAATGCCATCCATGGACACAATGAATGTCTTCTTTAATACTTGCACCAGCAGAAATATTCCAGCTCACACAGGACACACATTTTTATcagatgttttctgaaaacagaacacAGTACTGTTTCTTTCCCACTCttgcttctctctccctccccacgAATGCCTGTCATTTTCTTTCCGTCTCTTGCTGATGATGCCATCAATGGACATAGTGCTtgtcagcagcagaaagaaaccCAACCTTCCTTTCTGCCTAGGCTGCTATCTGAGCAGGTGGGACAAAACCAGCAGGGcacaccaccacccctcccACACAAGATTCCCACTGGGAAATTTCTAAGACTTGACAGTAGGATTGAGGGAGTGGGGAGAACTGGCTGGACTTTCCTCTGCAAAAAGAAGCAATATGCAGGGGAACGAGGTGTATTCCCAGGCTGTCCTTCCAATATGGTTCTTCTGatgttttttccagctgaagacAGCATCTCAAAGACTGGGCATCAGAGGGTTTCTTGAGGAAAACCAGAAGCTAGCTCAAGTTTGAAccacaacagattttttttttttgctgcagtcaGACCACGTCTTCACTGTATGTATCCTCAGAAGTGAATGTCACTGTGGCTCCTTCCCTACCCTCAGACCTGAGttcctttccaaaggaaaagtTAATGTGCCAAGGAGTGGTGGGCATCCAGGTCTTGTTCTCACAGGCAGTTGGGAAGTGGCCAGGATGTCCACCTGAAAACAAGGACTGCAGATGTCATCATGAAGTACACTAATATGATAAACTTCTTGTCCTTTCCACCCAACCTCCTCGTTCAATATGCAGGGATTGTCCTTCTGAAGCTTTCTGAAAGTGCTATACCTGACTGTATATCTTTACCTCTGCCTCTTGGTATGACATCTGCTACCTCCTGAACCAAAACAGACTTAAGACATAATGCCTGTTTCTCATATGTTGGAGAAAGATACCTCTTTCCAATAAATCAAAGAGGAATACATTAAGAGGAAGGCTTTTGCAGCCACCGAGGCGAGCAGCTCTGGTGCCGGCACGATCCACAGCGCAGCGTTCCAGCGCAGTGTGCGAGGAAGGTCCCGAACCGAGGGAAATTCAGGGGGAGCCAAGAGAGCCGCTGGGAGCCTGCAGCTTGCCCAACAGCAGCTGATGGGACCTGGACAGGGCCAGGAGCAACAGCAGCCAAGCACACCTCCCCCCGCCTATAAAAGAAGCCCTCAGGGAGCGTGAGCGACCAGGATGCGGCACAGCAGTTTGCGCAGCAGGGCATGCAGGAAGGGTGCTGTAGCTCTGTCAGCTCGACCAGGGAGCAATGGTATCCACCCAGCAGAAAGCCATGGACTCTCCAAGTTGTTCTcggggtacccagccccctgagctaGAAGACAGGTATGGGGAGCATAATGAAGACCCCATCATCCATGGGGAAATGGTTagcgacctgctacaccacttacacacaaaaaagtctatggggctggatgggatcaACCCATaggagggagctggtggaggtgctcaccaagccaccttcaatcatttatcagcagtcctggctaaccagggaggtcccagttgactggaggttagcaaatgtgatgcccatctacaagaagggctggaaggaggatccagggaactacaggcctgtcagtctgacctcggtgctggggaaggtcatggagcagatcatcctgagtgccatcacacagcacatacaggacaaccagACAATCAGACtcagtcagcatgggtttacaaaaggcaggtcCTGATTGACTCACCTCATCTCCTTCTACgacaaggtgacctgcttagtggatgagggaaaagctgtggacattgtttacctggactttagtaaagcctttgacaccatttgCCACAGCATTCctctggagaaactggctgctcatggcttggatgggtgtactcttcactgggtaaaaccTGGCTGGGTGGccgggcccaaagagttgtggtaagtggagttaaatccagttggcagccggtcacaagtggtgttccccagcaCTCAGgattggggccagttctgtttgATATCTTTATCAACGATCTGGATGGGGGaatcgagtgcaccctcagtaagtttgcagatgacaccaagttgggcaggagggttgatctgcttgagggcaggaaggctctacagagggatctggacaggctgggtTGATGGGCCCAGGCCAAGTGTATaaggttcaacaaggctcagtgtcaggtcctgcacttgggtcacaacaagcctgtagcattgcatggggttggggaagagtggctggaaagctgcctggcagaaaaggacctgggggtgttggtcgacagatggctgaatatgagccagcagtgtgcccaggtggccaaggccaccagcatcctggcttgtatcagcaatagtgtggccagcaggagcagggaagtaATCGTTCgcctgtactcggcactggtcaggctgcacctcgagtcctgtgttcagttttgggcccctcactacaagaaagacactgaggtgttggagtgtgtccagagaagagcaacgaagATGGTGAAGGGTCTGGGGCACAAGTTTTATGAGGAGCATCTGAGGcaactggggttgtttagcctggagaaaaggaggctgaggggagacctgatcgctctctacaactacctgaaagggggttgtagcaaggtgggggtcagtctctcCTCCCAAGTAGGAAGCAatgggacaagaggaaatggcctcaagttgcaccggggaggtttaggttggatattgggaaaaatttcttcaccgaaagggttgtcaagcattggaacaggctgtccagggaaggggttgagtcaccatgcctggaggtgtttaaaagacgtgtagatgtggcgcttagggacatgtTTTAGCGGTGGACTTGGCAatgttaggttaacggttggactcgatgatcttaaaggtcttttccaacctaaatgattctgtgattattcTACACCTCTATAAGCACCTACTGTGTACAGAGTCCATCTCTGCCTAAACTCTGAGTGCTACTATTGGGGTGGACTAGTCAAGGGCACTGGCTTTACTCAGAAACGTGGCTGAAACTCTTGCTTAGAGTTTCACTACTTATCCTTCAACAATGGCTTTACAAAGCAGGGACAGGGACCGATTCCTCTGTCTACCTTCATCTGCTGTACTGTACAACTAATATAAAAGGAGTTTGTActtgtgtatgcatgtatatgtgtatgtttgCAGGGAGATGGGATCAGGAACTTCCCTTCATCGATTCTGCAGGCAAACCCAGTATCATCTCCCAAGATCCCACTTTTGTCAGGACATCTCAAGAAAATTTGGGGCATGGAGACTGTTTCTAGCAAGTTACATTTTCTTGCAAACCAGTCTTCTGGTGTGAGTTTTGCTCTGCCTCATACCACCTCACAGGAGCCAGAACTGCAGCTGCCTCTAAAATCTCATGTAAAACATTGGTCACTCTCTGTGTGTCTTAtttgctcctttttcttcctcaaaaccCTGCTGCTGTGGTTTCCAGAACTGAGTTGGGGGAAATCAAAAAGAGAAGTCCATTGCAATGACTTTGTTTGCTGTCATGTTGGACAGGGCAACAAAGTTTTCTCTGTTGTGAAAAGATCCCAGCAACTTTAGAAAATAGGAGGCCAAGACCTTGCAACAGCCACGCTTTTGGTCCAATGGCTAAAACAGAAACATTGCTTCAGGAGGAAATGACACAAATTTGTGCTCAGATTTttgatgaattaaaaaaaaaaatcatccagaACTGATTTTTCAGGATGTATTCTTAGTCGCAAACTGGAAACTCCCAGCTCTTCAAGGAGTATGGGTATCATTGATGAAAAGGGAGGCATATACAGACAGAGGTTTGGGCAATTTGAGGGAAGCAGAGCACTTGCTCAAGACTTCTGTGTCTCTGATTTGCAGCGATGCCTCTGATAGGGCTCTTCTACCCTTTTCTCACATTAGAAATCCCTCCTGGGGAGACTCTGGCCTTTTTCCTTCACGTgatatttgtttgctttctcttcccttcattGCCATGCTTAATTCTGCCACATGTCTCAGCAGGATTTCCAAAATCCATCTCCTTTCTGCTACATCTTGGGCAAACAGTTGTTGGCATTGACTACTACACAGCCTGCGCTGTTGCTTCCCTCGCACGTGATTCTCCAAAAGTGTTTACAGCCTTTCTTACATGCTCTGCAGACTAACACTAGGTCGTTCTTGCTCCTGGCCAGTCCAGCACACTCACAGTAATATTATCACCTGCAGATGCCAAACACACTGAAAAGTTAACACCTCCATGCAGGGAGGCTGGGTTGGCGGGGGGCTGGGACTTGTCACTCAGAAGACAGCCTCatccaaaaagcagaattaacaTTTATTGATATGGTTGTTTTAACTTATCAACAGAGAAtatgctgaaggaaaaaggaaacgTTAAAGATAAGCCATAAATAATTGTTCCCGTCAGGGACTGGCCAAGCACACTCCACTGAATGCTCTTCTTTCAAATTCTACTCCCGTGATTTGTAGGACCAGTATCCTTTTATGAAACAGAGAGGGCCTTTCCTGCATCACTGAGATATCAACTGGACAAGGAGTCAAGGAACATACTGGAGGATCAGGGCACCCATCTGTGAAGGAGGAGAGTGAAAAGTGGCTCAGTAGGTGCTTTACTGCAGCCTTAGCAATTTCATCCAGGACTGATCTCCATCTTGGAAAGAGATGCAGGGATGCAGGCTGGGAACTCATCCTACATTGCAAGATAAAGCATTTGTGTGAGCTCAGGCCAGCTTTTCATCAGCTCTTTCATGAGCAGCCCTTTCTCAAGGATACTTCTTCAGGTCCTTCATCCAAAATGGAGTTTCCTTCCTTAGACAAATTTGACTGCCAGTTCACAAATTCGATAGCAACTTGTGAAGCAAAGGATGTTATTCCAGTTACTGTAAGTGCTGGAGTCTCTGTTTCCCTTGACGTGAATTGCAGcacatttttctgcaaagagTAAATTGGGTTCCCCAGGTTTCCAGAACCTGTAAAAGAAAGTTCCTCTACTGGAAATGCATTGGCATGCATGACAGTGGGGGTGAAGTCACCTAAAACAGTtgtggaagggaaaggggaatgTTACTGTGACAGAGATCAGGAGTCATAGTTTTGACTAGAAAACTAGTCAAGTTTTCTGACTTATAGGGCAGTTGGAGACAGGAATCCCCCTCTAACACATACCTGCCATACGCAGTGTATTGGTCGCTTGGACCGAGGGGTGGGAATTACAGGACCTTCCTTGCTCCCCCCCGGGAATACTCACGTGGCTGCCTTCTTATATGGAGTCTGATCCACCCACTGCCATTGCCCATTTTTGTAAGCAGTTAAGCCTATGTAGTATTTCGTTTCATAGGCTTTAGTAAATACTCCTTTCGCCAAGTTGAAGAGGAACTCCTGGAAAAAACACAATGTCCATGAGGTGCAGACTGAGCAGAGCAGGCGGCAGGAGTCCCCatgggctggggctggtgccagAGGGGAGCCAGCGCTGAAGGGACCCAGAAAGGacatcccccctcccctgcaggACACGGAGGGGCTCTCAGTCCCTGCCAGGGCCTGGCACCATGTCTCTGGCTGCTGTGCCCCTCTCTCAGCCCTGCACATACCTGCTCTTCTTCACTGTTGATCACCACCAGGTGGGAGCCCATCCCAGTGCAGTTCTGCTCACTCGCAAGCCAGGACATCCTATCAGTGGACAGATAATAGCACTTTTCTTGAAAGTGTTTCCAGCCCTTCGGGCAGCACATCCAGCCCTCctctgtgggggaaaaaaatcctgcttttgaACAAGATGTGCTGTCCTTCATCTCTGTGAGCTCAGTGTAGGGTCCCAGGTGCTAGGGGAGGGGTCTGGAGCCATACTTTTAATCTGAACAGAGGTAAAAACTCACTTCCATATTCCACAAGTAAAGCTGTCAAGAGCCTGACAGGCTCTTGTCATGAGGCCCCTGCCTGAAGTGCCTTTCCCATTCTCTATCTGTTCTGCCATGCAACCTCTGTTTGGTGAAAGACACAGTTTCTGTCTTACCCTTCCTGAGGAAGCAGGATGGGAAGTAGTTGGCTTGCACTCTTCTGGGAACACTTCCATCAGAGAAGTGTTGTCCAAGTGTTTAGCTTTCAACTCATGCAGACTGACAGACACATAGAGTAAACTGCTCTGACAGCCTTGCTGCCACCACAGGCAGTTCCTTACACTAGCCAGGTTTTCCTAGAGATCTGCCTTATAGCCATAAAGTCACatgacagattaaaaaaacacagatgTATTCTCTCAGAGCATGAGGCTACATGAGAACAGATCTCTGAACTGAGTTTGAGAATTTGCACTGCAGGAATTCTAGCACTTGCCATCGCCATCACTTCATGTGTGATTGCAGCTCAGCTCTCCAGCTACTCCAGACTGCATAACAACATCCTCCTGTCACTCCTACCTCTGTCCCTCGCACTGACCACGATGCTTCTGTGAACAGGCAGCACAGGGAGTGGAGCTGGATTGAACCAGCCCTTCCAAAAGGATGAAGCATTGTCAGTGAGATTAGTGAACTGGACTAGCAGTTGAGGGGTTGTGCGAAAgccagggaaagaggaagagtaGGAAGGGCGGTCAAAGGTAGGTCTGGAACAACCCACCCTCTTCCACTGGCCCAGAACATGTTTTCATAGCATCCTAAGTAAAATTGTGcaatacagcattttctttcctcaattCTCCAGCTTCCTTCATTAAAACAATCCAGCTCTGGCTGACAATCACATTCCCAACCTCAAAGGTTGACTGACACCAGAGTAAATTTTGGTGAGGTTCTTAGTGCTGCTTACGAGGCTCCTAGCATCACTCGCCTTTGCCTGCAGATACGCTGGGGACGCAGTGCCACTCTGTAGCATTCTGGAGCAGAGTCTTGTACTGGCCGTAGCTTCCATGAAGGAAAAGAactgggaagagaggaaagagaaggaaagtgcTACTGTCATTCTTTTCTCCTCATTCATGAGAAACCTGTTCTATCCTCCACCTTCCGGCTTAGAGCTCCTACAGAGACTCTGTTACATTAACAAGCTCTGAAATCTGTATTGAACAAGGAGATGAAAACAGCAGGCCGTTTCTCCCAGCACTGGTCACTCCCTCCTTTGAACAGGCATTAATCAGATGAGCTCCTCTCACCTCTGCTGGCTGAGAGACTCATTTTCCCAGCCGACAAAACCAGCTTAAACATCCTGTGAGGATGGGGTCAGGAAAGGGTCAAAAAAGTCATGGGATAAGCTTGATAAAGGTGGAATATTAATATACATTCCCTCCTAATCTTCCTGGGCACTGCAGCTTTAGAGCACCACTTTCACCCTTATCGAGAAGGCATAGAACTGTTGAGTGTTGAGCCTCGCCCAAGGGAGTTAAGAAGAAGGACAGAGGAGTCATCACAGCACTATGATACTCCAGTGCCCTCTGACACTAAAGACACTTCTCAGCTCTTGGTGGGAGGAGAGAAATGGACTGGTTTCATCCAGGACTGGCTTTGTTCAGATAGGTGGGAAAGAGGAGCAGTGGGAAGGCCCTGCCAGGGAATGATCCTTAactgtggaagggaccccacTCCCTTACTAAGAGGGCAGCAGAACCGACTGTTTTGGTGAAGGGCATATGCCTGCTGGCAGAGAGACTAGGATGTTGCTTTTCCATCTGGCAAAAGGCAGTCAGCTGCTCCCTTCATCCCCAGGGAATTAAGAGACCCTGGAACCCACCGAGGCAGGCCGTTAAAAAGGCAGTTTTGATGACAAGGACAGAAGCAAGGAACACCCAGGGGTTCAGCCAGGAGcagcttctctcttcttctggGCCTGAAAAACACAAGGCAAGAGTGGGAAGCCCCCAGCCCAGAGTTGGGGGCAGGATAACCCACGTGGCTCCATACCCCAACAACTCGCTGATACCCTTGTTCCACGGACTGGGTAACCAGGTCCTGCTGCCCAACATTAGCAGTGGGTCAGACCCATAGAGTACAGCGACACAGGGGCTGCCCTGAAGCTGCTCTTTTATATCACTTTTTATCACAAGCCCTGCCTGTACTCTTCCCATATTGCACTCCTTTCTTTGTCCTGTCACACCTCCTTTCTTCTCAACACATCTTCCTTGTTGCCCTCCATTACCCCTGTCTTTCACTGAACGCTCTTTCCATACCTCCCTCctctttatctttctttagAGCTTCTTCCTTTCAGCTACCTTTATTTTGTCTCTATCCCCCAAATCCTTTTATGCAATAGCATATAGTCAAAGGAGTGACTGGCCAGCTCAGTGTTTGCAGAGGCAGGCACAAGAAGAGATTGTTTCCACTGGGAGAATAGGCACCACGAAGCTCTTGGGAAGGCCCTTGCTTGGTTCTCCCTAGAGATACCAGAGATGGGAGCAGTGGCTTGTGCTTAGCTTGATGCAGGTAGTTTTACTTGGATAATGATAGTAGAATAGCATTCTTCAGTCCTATTGTTTACAGAAAAAGCACTGAAGGGAATGGCAGACCACAGTCTGCCTGGACTTTTATTCCCCTTGGCTCTGGAAAAATGAGCCattctcccagcccaggcactcccCAGTTCCCTCATCTGTTGCTTTGCTCTTGTCCTAAGCCCCTTCTCCCGGTATGAGGCCAGCCACTGTACCATGCCCATGATCTATCCCAGCCCTGTATTTTCCCCCACCACCTTCTTCTTCTACaggaggacagaaaagaagGCTTTGTGGTTACCTGCGGTTCCAGGACTGACTCTCCCTCGCTGATTCATTATCTCTACCACGGTATCATTCTTCTCCAAGAGTCCACATTACCAATATGGCCACGAATACAGCCTTCCTCCTGCACAGAAGACCGCACTAGGACAGCTCCCACACTGGTGAGGAGCCTTCACAGTCTTTAATCTGGTGTGCAGAAAAAGCCGTCTCCTGGGTGTTCCCCACAGCACGTCGAGATGGGGGAATTTTTATAATTCCTCTGCCAGAACATTTCACAACATGCTCATTGCAACACAGAATGTCACAGaggcaaatgaaaacagatgagGAGTAGTATCATTCCAGCTCAAACAACCTCCTTTTGCATGTATTCAAGCAGTTTCACAGGCAATACTACTGGCCTTACTTTTGTGCTTGTTCTTTCCTGGTGAGTGAGTATGTGTGTGAAAATACCTACAGTGTTAGTATTTGCTAGCAAAGGGCTAAACCCACTCACAACATCCTGCAAAAAGGAGTCAAAAAATGGCAGGAAAGCGTATCGGTGACTCACTCGGTCTGGGCAAGTCCCCGTGTGAAGCCTGAGCCCAGTAACCCAGAGCACAGCAAGGAAGTTGGCAACACTTTTTAATCAGTTGCTcaggaaaagaggagggagcTTTGAGTGGAGGGATTGCATATAACCTGTCATTACGGAGCTGGAGGTTAGAAGGGATCACTAGACTGTGCCAGAATCCCTGTGCATTACAGGTCATGAGAATCCCTGTGCATTACAGGTCATGAAGTTTTACTCGGTCACGACAAAAGGCACAGCATATGCGGTAGTTCTAGCACTGCTCAAGGCAACTTGATTCAAAACCCTGCAGGATAAAGTGTCCCTAAGATACCCCTAAGGATGAAGAATCCCTGCTGGCTCTCATGGTACTCTGAATGGACTGGGGTGGGTATGCAGCCTTTGCTCTTCCATGTTCCATCAGCTAGTTTCTCCCCGTGAAGAGGCGTGCACGGATGCACTAAGGAAGGAATGGGATAGCTAATGCAATAGCACAAGCACATCAGTTGAAGTCTCAAAAGAGCAGGGCACAAAACTGGTTACAAATGAAGATAAACCTAAATCATATGTAAAGAATGTCCTATGAGTATGTTTTTTCTTGCACaacaggctgcaggcagggttgAACCATCCAACAGCTCTGTTGCATTGGAAAGATGGTCCATATATGTACTTGCTGGTATTGTCATAGAAGGTATGAACTACTAGAAGGCACTAGCTACTGGATTCACAGCACAATGAGAGATTCTcaagtgacattttaaaaagttcccAGCCATCATGCTGGAGAACAGAACCGAATTACAccacagattccccaaaatgAGAATACATTGTATTTGTTATTGCTCTAAAATATACTTGCTTTTGCGCATATGGGGGGGGAGCTGACTTTGGCTGATCAGTATGAAGAATTCAGAGGGTGCAAAACTGTCAGAAGGAAAATGTGCTTGGTTCAtgtggtttaaatttagtcagGATG encodes:
- the LOC104323027 gene encoding C-type lectin domain family 4 member E-like → MNQRGRVSPGTAGPEEERSCSWLNPWVFLASVLVIKTAFLTACLVLFLHGSYGQYKTLLQNATEWHCVPSVSAGKEEGWMCCPKGWKHFQEKCYYLSTDRMSWLASEQNCTGMGSHLVVINSEEEQEFLFNLAKGVFTKAYETKYYIGLTAYKNGQWQWVDQTPYKKAATFWKPGEPNLLFAEKCAAIHVKGNRDSSTYSNWNNILCFTSCYRICELAVKFV